Proteins found in one Triticum urartu cultivar G1812 chromosome 4, Tu2.1, whole genome shotgun sequence genomic segment:
- the LOC125550209 gene encoding tubulin beta-8 chain: MREILHIQGGQCGNQIGAKFWEVICGEHGVDPTGQYTGTAPEQLERMDVYFNEAGGNRYVPRAVLMDLEPGTMDSLRSGPIGAIFRPDNFVYGQSGAGNNWAKGHYTEGAELIDSVLDVVRKEAENSDCLQGFQVCHSLGGGTGSGMGTLLISKIREEYPDRMMLTFSVFPSPKVSDTVVEPYNATLSVHQLVENADECMVLDNEALYDICFRTLKLTNPSFGDLNHLISATMSGVTCCLRFPGQLNSDLRKLAVNLIPFPRLHFFMVGFAPLTSRGSQQYRALTVPELTQQMWDAKNMMCAADPRHGRYLTASAMFRGKMSTKEVDEQMMNVQNKNSSYFVEWIPNNVKSSVCDIPPVGLAMSSTFVGNSTSIQEMFRRVSEQFTAMFRRKAFLHWYTSEGMDEMEFTEAESNMNDLVAEYQQYQDATAEEEYDDEEEPAADQA; encoded by the exons ATGAGGGAGATCCTGCACATCCAGGGCGGCCAATGCGGCAACCAGATCGGCGCCAAGTTCTGGGAGGTGATCTGCGGCGAGCACGGCGTCGACCCCACCGGCCAGTACACCGGCACGGCCCCCGAGCAGCTCGAGCGCATGGACGTCTACTTCAACGAGGCCGGCGGCAACCGCTACGTGCCCCGCGCCGTCCTCATGGACCTCGAGCCCGGCACCATGGACTCGCTCCGCTCCGGCCCCATCGGCGCCATCTTCCGCCCCGACAACTTCGTCTACGGCCAGTCCGGCGCCGGCAACAACTGGGCCAAGGGCCACTACACCGAGGGCGCCGAGCTCATCGACTCCGTCCTCGACGTCGTCCGCAAGGAGGCCGAGAACTCCGACTGCCTCCAAG GTTTCCAAGTATGCCATTCTCTTGGCGGAGGCACAGGTTCGGGCATGGGCACGCTGCTCATCTCCAAGATCCGGGAGGAGTACCCTGACCGCATGATGCTCACCTTCTCCGTGTTCCCGTCGCCCAAGGTGTCGGACACGGTGGTTGAGCCCTACAACGCGACGCTGTCGGTGCACCAGCTCGTCGAGAACGCCGACGAGTGCATGGTCCTCGACAACGAGGCCCTCTATGATATCTGCTTCCGCACCCTCAAGCTCACCAACCCTTCCT TCGGTGACCTGAACCACCTGATCTCGGCGACGATGAGCGGCGTCACGTGTTGCCTGCGCTTCCCGGGGCAGCTCAACTCGGACCTCCGGAAGCTGGCGGTGAACCTGATCCCCTTCCCCAGGTTGCACTTCTTCATGGTGGGGTTCGCGCCGCTCACGTCCAGGGGCTCGCAGCAGTACCGCGCCCTCACGGTGCCGGAGCTCACACAGCAGATGTGGGACGCCAAGAACATGATGTGTGCGGCCGACCCGCGCCATGGCCGCTACCTCACGGCGTCCGCCATGTTCAGGGGCAAGATGAGCACAAAGGAGGTGGATGAGCAGATGATGAACGTGCAGAACAAGAACTCCTCCTACTTCGTGGAGTGGATCCCCAACAACGTCAAGTCCAGCGTCTGCGACATCCCCCCTGTCGGCCTCGCCATGTCCTCCACCTTCGTCGGCAACTCCACCTCCATCCAGGAGATGTTCCGCAGGGTCAGCGAGCAGTTCACCGCCATGTTCCGCCGCAAGGCCTTCCTCCACTGGTACACCAGCGAGGGCATGGACGAGATGGAGTTCACCGAGGCCGAGAGCAACATGAACGACCTCGTCGCCGAGTACCAGCAGTACCAGGACGCCACCGCCGAGGAGGAgtacgacgacgaggaggagcccgcCGCCGACCAAGCCTGA